From Mycolicibacterium nivoides, a single genomic window includes:
- a CDS encoding transglutaminase family protein, with product MWRLRVVHSTGYAYKSAVTASFNEARLTPRSDSRQNVILNRVETIPATRSYRYVDYWGTAVTAFDLHAPHTELEVSGSSVVETEVAEKPEELVGWDDLRSEAVIDRFDEVLSPTHYTPNSRRIARVGQRIAKEHNPFDAVTAVAQWVRSELDYVPGTTGVHSSGLDALREGKGVCQDFAHLSLIMLRSMGIPARYVSGYLHPSREAVVGDTIDGQSHAWIQAWTGGWWHYDPTNDSEITEQYISVGVGRDYSDVAPLKGIYSGEGSTDLDVVVEVTRLA from the coding sequence ATGTGGCGGCTACGGGTGGTGCATTCCACGGGATACGCCTACAAGTCGGCGGTGACCGCGTCCTTCAACGAGGCCCGGCTGACCCCGCGTTCGGATTCGCGTCAGAACGTGATCCTGAACCGGGTCGAGACCATCCCGGCCACCAGGTCCTATCGGTATGTCGACTACTGGGGCACTGCGGTGACGGCATTCGATCTGCACGCCCCGCACACCGAGTTGGAGGTCTCGGGTTCCTCGGTGGTCGAGACCGAGGTCGCCGAGAAACCCGAGGAGCTGGTGGGCTGGGATGATCTGCGCTCAGAGGCCGTGATCGACCGGTTCGACGAGGTGCTCAGCCCGACGCACTACACCCCGAACAGCCGGCGCATCGCGCGCGTCGGGCAACGGATCGCCAAGGAGCACAACCCGTTCGATGCGGTGACGGCCGTGGCGCAGTGGGTGCGCAGCGAGCTCGACTATGTTCCGGGGACCACCGGGGTCCACTCCTCGGGCCTGGATGCTCTGCGTGAGGGCAAAGGGGTGTGTCAGGACTTCGCGCATCTTTCGCTGATCATGTTGCGGTCCATGGGAATTCCGGCTCGATACGTCTCGGGTTACCTGCATCCTTCGCGCGAGGCGGTGGTGGGGGACACCATAGACGGGCAGAGCCACGCCTGGATTCAGGCGTGGACCGGCGGGTGGTGGCACTACGACCCGACCAACGACAGCGAGATCACGGAGCAGTACATCAGCGTCGGTGTGGGCCGGGACTACTCGGATGTGGCCCCGCTCAAGGGAATCTATTCGGGCGAGGGGTCGACAGATCTCGACGTGGTGGTGGAGGTCACCCGACTGGCTTGA
- a CDS encoding alpha-E domain-containing protein, giving the protein MLARNAESLYWIGRYVERADDTARILDVTVHQLLEDSSVDPDVASRTLLRVLGIEPPTRRLDVWSLTDIVAFSRDSSGYSIVDSISAARENARGAREVTSTEIWECLNTTYNALAERERAAKRLGPHEFLSYVEGRAAMFAGLADSTLSRDDGYRFMVLGRAIERVDMTVRLLLSRVGDSGSSPAWVTLLRSAGAHDTYLRTYRGALDAGRVVEFMLLDRLFPRSIFYSLRLAEHSLDELLNRPHSRLGATAEAQRLLGRARSELEFLQPGAVLESLDARLAELQKTCRDVGEALSLQYFHSAPWVAWTDAGHGDAVVIEEGEV; this is encoded by the coding sequence ATGCTGGCGCGCAATGCCGAATCCTTGTACTGGATCGGACGTTATGTGGAACGGGCCGACGACACCGCACGCATCCTCGATGTCACGGTGCATCAGCTGTTGGAGGACTCCAGCGTCGACCCGGATGTCGCCTCGCGGACGCTGCTGCGGGTGCTCGGGATCGAGCCGCCCACGCGGCGCCTGGACGTGTGGTCGCTGACCGACATCGTGGCCTTCAGCCGTGACAGCAGCGGCTATTCGATCGTCGACTCGATCTCGGCTGCGCGCGAGAACGCCCGCGGTGCCCGCGAAGTCACCTCGACCGAGATCTGGGAGTGCCTCAACACCACCTACAACGCGCTGGCCGAGCGGGAGCGCGCGGCCAAACGTCTGGGCCCGCATGAATTCCTGTCTTATGTCGAGGGGCGCGCGGCGATGTTCGCCGGGCTGGCCGATTCGACGTTGAGCCGCGATGACGGCTACCGGTTCATGGTGCTGGGCCGCGCGATCGAACGCGTCGACATGACCGTGCGGCTACTGCTGTCGCGGGTCGGGGACAGCGGGTCGTCGCCGGCCTGGGTCACGTTGTTGCGCTCGGCCGGGGCGCACGACACGTACCTGCGTACCTACCGCGGCGCGCTCGATGCCGGTCGTGTGGTCGAGTTCATGCTGCTGGACCGGCTTTTCCCGCGGTCGATCTTCTATTCGTTGCGGTTGGCCGAACACAGCCTCGACGAGTTGCTCAACCGGCCGCACAGCCGGCTCGGGGCCACTGCCGAGGCACAGCGGCTCCTGGGCCGGGCGCGCAGCGAGCTGGAGTTCCTGCAGCCGGGCGCGGTGCTGGAATCCCTGGACGCCCGGCTGGCCGAGCTGCAGAAAACCTGCCGCGATGTCGGAGAAGCGCTGTCGCTGCAGTACTTCCACTCCGCACCATGGGTGGCCTGGACCGATGCCGGGCACGGGGATGCGGTCGTGATCGAGGAAGGCGAGGTTTAG